One window of the Dioscorea cayenensis subsp. rotundata cultivar TDr96_F1 unplaced genomic scaffold, TDr96_F1_v2_PseudoChromosome.rev07_lg8_w22 25.fasta BLBR01000660.1, whole genome shotgun sequence genome contains the following:
- the LOC120254847 gene encoding auxin transporter-like protein 2, which yields MVAQKQAEEAIVASQNEGEGGDQEEVTAGEDHVAGAQQGFSLKRILWHGGSVWDAWFSCASNQVAQVLLTLPYSFSQLGMLSGILLQVFYGLLGSWTAYLISVLYIEYRTRKEKENVSFKNHVIQWFEVLDGLLGPYWKAIGLAFNCTFLLFGSVIQLIGCASNIYYINDHLDKRTWTYIFGACCATSVFIPSFHNYRIWSFLGLGMTTYTAWYLAIASFAHGQAEGVTHSGPTKLVLYFTGATNILYTFGGHAVTVEIMHAMWKPQKFKYIYLLATLYVFTLTLPSAAAMYWAFGDELLNHSNAFALLPKNRFRDAAVVLMLIHQFITFGFACTPLYFVWEKVIGMHDTKSIYIRALIRLPVVVPIWFFAIIFPFFGPINSAVGALLVSFTVYIIPSLAHICTYRTASARRNAAEKPPFFLPSWTGMFALNAFVVAWIFVVGFGFGGWASITNFVKQVDTFGLFAKCYQCAKPPPGPMKPH from the exons ATGGTGGCGCAGAAGCAGGCAGAGGAGGCCATTGTGGCGAGCCAGAACGAGGGTGAAGGTGGCGATCAAGAGGAGGTCACAGCGGGGGAGGATCATGTGGCAGGTGCCCAACAAGGGTTCAGCCTCAAGAGGATCCTTTGGCACGGCGGCTCGGTCTGGGACGCTTGGTTCAGCTGCGCCTCCAACCAG GTGGCACAGGTGCTGTTGACACTGCCCTACTCCTTCTCCCAACTAGGGATGCTGTCTGGAATACTGCTCCAGGTGTTCTACGGCTTACTAGGCAGCTGGACAGCCTACCTCATCAGCGTCCTCTACATTGAGTACCGCACacgcaaagagaaggagaacgTCAGCTTCAAGAACCATGTCATCCAG TGGTTCGAGGTGCTGGACGGACTGCTGGGACCATACTGGAAGGCCATCGGTCTCGCTTTCAACTGCACCTTTCTCCTCTTCGGATCTGTCATTCAGCTCATTGGTTGCGCCAG TAACATCTATTACATAAACGACCACCTGGACAAAAGGACCTGGACATACATATTTGGGGCATGCTGCGCTACCTCCGTATTCATTCCATCTTTCCACAACTACAGGATATGGTCCTTTCTGGGATTGGGCATGACCACATACACTGCTTGGTATCTCGCCATCGCATCCTTCGCTCACGgccag GCGGAGGGTGTGACCCACTCAGGGCCTACGAAGCTGGTGCTCTACTTCACCGGAGCTACCAACATCCTCTACACTTTCGGTGGTCACGCCGTCACCGT GGAGATCATGCACGCCATGTGGAAGCCGCAGAAGTTCAAATACATATACCTGTTAGCGACGCTGTACGTGTTCACGTTGACACTGCCTTCGGCGGCCGCAATGTACTGGGCCTTTGGAGATGAGTTGCTGAACCATTCGAACGCCTTTGCGTTGCTTCCCAAGAACAGGTTCCGGGACGCGGCCGTGGTACTGATGCTGATCCACCAGTTCATTACCTTCGGCTTTGCGTGCACCCCTCTCTACTTTGTATGGGAGAAGGTTATCGGCATGCACGATACTAAGAGCATTTATATCCGGGCACTTATCCGCCTCCCTGTTGTAGTTCCAATCTGGTTCTTCGCCATCATATTCCCCTTCTTCGGACCCATCAACTCTGCTGTCGGGGCACTTCTAGTCAGCTTCACTGTCTACATCATTCCCTCCCTCGCTCATATATGCACTTATCGGACAGCCTCTGCTCGCAGG AATGCCGCTGAGAAGCCGCCCTTCTTCTTACCAAGCTGGACCGGTATGTTCGCATTGAACGCTTTTGTGGTGGCATGGATCTTCGTCGTCGGATTCGGGTTTGGAGGATGGGCCAGCATTACCAACTTTGTCAAGCAGGTGGACACCTTCGGCCTCTTCGCCAAATGCTACCAGTGTGCCAAACCTCCGCCAGGCCCAATGAAGCCCCACTGA
- the LOC120254848 gene encoding uncharacterized protein LOC120254848, with the protein MTDGMMTRAKAVDEQLSAIADQLARHDAVFTKIDSLCATVQQHSDSFDLLRKSHAESFDILRSSLAAQQSVMAEMMMKLQQLDKATTHPPLLPLPTPKQGTNLLQASPLSPLSLHSSSSMPSTRLPTIDVPLFTGENVLGWLFQMNHFFSFHQIPDDHRLPIAAFYMSGSALQWFQWLHTTDQLHHWDDFVRKLELRFGPSSFANHEAALFKLKQTSSLTAYLQEFESLSTRVVGLSQQSLLNCFLSGLREDVQRELYILKPASIHDAVGMSKLVEDKFQASRSAASRALFHRPPALAPNPSAQRPNSLPIKRLTPTEMAARREKGLCFNCDAKFTPGHRCNPAQFLCLLMEPEDLVSPTEEPPPELQAPSLDLVPEGYLDAETPSISLHALTGQVVPSTLKIAGTINGKDIIVLIDGGSTNNFVQTKLANHLGLTVQPSNHLRVTVGNGDAVTCGGACLAVPLKLGDETFVVDLLLLPIYGADVVLGVQWMRQLGPILFDYGELWMEFNHLGHQVRLKGLDRVQYDSTRPASLRQSQSDSAQLYQLTVEPV; encoded by the coding sequence ATGACTGACGGCATGATGACACGAGCAAAGGCGGTGGATGAACAGCTTTCAGCTATAGCCGATCAGCTAGCTCGTCATGATGCAGTCTTCACCAAGATTGATTCCCTCTGTGCGACTGTGCAACAACACTCTGATTCCTTCGATCTGCTGCGCAAGAGTCACGCTGAGTCCTTTGACATTCTCCGAAGTTCCCTCGCGGCCCAACAATCCGTGATGGCGGAAATGATGATGAAATTGCAGCAGCTTGACAAGGCTACCACTCATCCCCCTCTGCTTCCACTTCCAACACCGAAACAAGGTACAAACCTTCTCCAAGCTTCACCACTATCCCCACTGTCTCTCCATTCTTCATCCTCTATGCCGTCCACTCGATTGCCAACTATTGACGTTCCGCTATTCACTGGCGAGAATGTCTTGGGTTGGTTGTTTCAAATGAATcacttcttttcatttcatcaaattCCTGATGATCATCGGCTGCCCATCGCGGCGTTCTATATGTCTGGATCGGCACTGCAATGGTTCCAATGGCTTCATACCACCGATCAGTTACATCATTGGGATGATTTTGTTCGTAAATTGGAACTCCGTTTTGGACCTTCCTCTTTTGCGAATCATGAGGCAGCCCTCTTCAAGCTCAAACAAACCTCATCTCTCACAGCATATCTTCAGGAGTTTGAGTCCTTATCTACCAGGGTCGTCGGATTGAGCCAACAGAGCCTTCTTAACTGTTTTTTATCAGGCCTCCGTGAAGATGTCCAGCGGGAGCTCTACATACTGAAACCGGCCTCCATTCACGATGCTGTCGGTATGTCCAAATTGGTGGAAGACAAGTTCCAAGCTAGCAGATCTGCTGCATCAAGGGCTCTGTTTCATCGTCCTCCGGCCTTAGCACCAAATCCATCGGCACAACGCCCCAACTCTCTTCCAATCAAGCGGCTTACGCCAACGGAGATGGCGGCCCGACGAGAGAAGGGCTTGTGTTTTAATTGCGATGCCAAATTTACACCGGGACACAGATGCAATCCTGCTCAATTCCTATGTTTGTTAATGGAACCAGAGGATTTGGTTTCGCCGACCGAGGAACCTCCACCGGAGTTACAAGCTCCTTCACTGGATCTTGTTCCAGAAGGATACTTGGACGCTGAAACCCCGAGTATCTCCCTTCATGCTCTGACGGGGCAGGTTGTTCCATCGACTTTGAAGATCGCCGGCACCATCAACGGGAAAGACATCATCGTCCTCATTGATGGTGGCTCCACCAACAATTTCGTGCAGACGAAATTGGCCAATCATTTGGGTTTAACGGTCCAGCCCTCCAATCATTTACGGGTCACGGTTGGGAATGGAGATGCTGTCACGTGTGGTGGTGCGTGCTTGGCGGTTCCCTTAAAGCTAGGTGACGAGACATTTGTGGTGGATCTTCTCTTATTGCCAATTTATGGTGCAGACGTGGTTCTTGGCGTGCAATGGATGCGCCAACTTGGCCCGATCCTGTTTGATTATGGGGAATTGTGGATGGAGTTCAATCATTTGGGACATCAAGTTCGATTGAAGGGGTTAGATCGAGTCCAATATGATTCAACCCGCCCGGCTTCTCTCCGTCAATCACAGTCGGACTCAGCCCAGTTATACCAACTAACGGTTGAACCCGTTTAG